In Helicobacter anatolicus, a single genomic region encodes these proteins:
- a CDS encoding ATP-dependent helicase — MPLSILNCEQKLAATAPMGHNLIIASAGTGKTSTIVGRIAYLFENNIAPETILLLTFTNKAAEEMITRVAKKFGEKKAKSIQAGTFHAVAYRYLKDKYDITLKQPRELKILFKSIAEKRVYLDVDSKTPPYTAQYLYDFYSLYLNASKNQNFEAWLEEKSPEHMRYAMIYEGIFDEFRELKESYKYADYNDLLLRYRKEMQENFSPYEEVLCDEYQDTNPLQDSILDALKPKSLFCVGDYDQSIYAFNGADINIIGNFTQKYADAKVFTLTKNYRSSGLILDLANRVIQNNERIYPKSLEVVKTGKFTPPKLLIFDELFLQYQGIAKNIATGNPNLDEVAVIFRNNASGDGCEASLRSFGIPVKRKGGTSFFETKEISLMLDLCSLLNNSKDMMACIHILSYGAMIGNSVAKDIYEGLLVLGDGDIYQGLVNPNDKQPYQNNKKIPQLGLFNDFFMTDQAGRFDEFLESSFKSHPILSYPKFNKESALFLQDFYMVFKKLYRQKDPTTLVAQISKSSFYTRIMEMLAKDRAKKRDGSIDNRRKDEALEQINNKIFILTNLAKKYDYISRFLNAMVLGSSEAVQGKGVSLLSVHASKGLEFEEVYVVDLMEGRFPNQKLANRDGGSIDEERRLFYVAVTRAKTKLTLSYAKTYNNKEKTKNILYEPSRFLYEAGMVDKTL; from the coding sequence ATGCCCTTATCTATTTTAAATTGTGAGCAAAAACTTGCAGCTACTGCACCAATGGGGCATAATCTTATTATTGCATCTGCAGGGACAGGCAAGACCTCTACGATTGTAGGGCGTATTGCATATTTGTTTGAAAATAATATTGCTCCAGAAACTATTTTGCTGCTTACTTTTACAAATAAAGCAGCGGAAGAAATGATCACGCGTGTAGCAAAAAAATTTGGAGAAAAAAAAGCCAAAAGTATACAGGCAGGGACATTTCACGCCGTGGCTTATCGTTATTTAAAAGATAAATACGATATTACATTAAAACAACCACGAGAATTAAAAATTTTGTTTAAAAGCATTGCAGAAAAGCGTGTCTATCTTGATGTAGATTCTAAAACTCCTCCTTATACTGCACAATATCTATATGATTTTTACTCTCTTTATCTTAATGCTTCCAAAAATCAAAATTTTGAAGCATGGTTAGAGGAAAAAAGCCCTGAGCATATGCGTTATGCTATGATTTATGAAGGGATTTTTGATGAGTTTAGAGAATTAAAAGAATCTTATAAATATGCAGATTATAATGATTTGTTATTGCGGTATAGAAAAGAAATGCAGGAAAATTTTTCTCCTTATGAAGAAGTTTTGTGTGATGAATATCAAGATACAAACCCTTTGCAAGATTCTATTTTAGATGCATTGAAGCCAAAAAGTCTGTTTTGTGTAGGGGATTATGATCAGAGTATTTATGCATTTAATGGTGCAGATATTAATATTATTGGCAATTTTACGCAAAAATATGCAGATGCAAAAGTTTTTACTCTTACAAAAAACTATCGTTCTAGCGGACTTATTCTTGATTTGGCTAATCGTGTGATTCAAAACAATGAACGCATTTATCCTAAATCTCTTGAAGTTGTTAAAACGGGAAAATTTACCCCTCCTAAGCTTTTAATTTTTGATGAGTTATTTTTGCAATATCAAGGTATTGCTAAAAACATTGCTACAGGAAATCCAAACTTAGATGAGGTGGCAGTAATTTTTAGAAATAATGCTTCAGGTGATGGTTGTGAGGCAAGTTTGCGAAGTTTTGGAATTCCGGTAAAACGCAAGGGGGGGACAAGTTTTTTTGAAACAAAAGAAATTTCTTTAATGTTGGATTTGTGTTCGTTATTAAATAATTCTAAAGATATGATGGCATGTATTCATATTTTGAGTTATGGGGCGATGATTGGAAACTCTGTTGCTAAAGATATTTATGAGGGCTTGTTGGTGCTAGGTGATGGAGATATATATCAAGGATTAGTAAATCCAAATGATAAACAACCCTACCAAAATAATAAAAAAATCCCACAACTAGGGTTGTTTAATGATTTTTTTATGACGGATCAAGCAGGACGATTTGATGAATTTTTAGAATCTTCTTTCAAGTCACACCCCATTTTGTCTTATCCTAAATTTAATAAAGAAAGTGCTTTATTTTTGCAAGATTTTTATATGGTTTTTAAAAAATTGTATCGGCAAAAAGATCCTACAACTCTTGTTGCACAGATTTCAAAAAGTAGTTTTTATACAAGAATCATGGAGATGTTAGCAAAAGATCGTGCAAAAAAACGAGATGGCAGTATTGATAATAGACGCAAGGATGAGGCACTTGAACAAATCAATAATAAAATATTTATCCTAACAAATCTTGCAAAAAAATACGATTATATTAGTAGGTTTTTAAATGCCATGGTTTTAGGATCTTCTGAAGCAGTGCAGGGAAAGGGTGTGAGTTTGCTCTCTGTCCATGCATCTAAAGGGCTTGAGTTTGAAGAAGTGTATGTGGTAGATTTGATGGAAGGAAGATTCCCTAATCAAAAGCTTGCAAATCGCGATGGTGGAAGTATTGATGAGGAGCGTAGGCTTTTTTATGTTGCAGTTACTAGGGCAAAAACTAAACTTACCCTTTCTTATGCAAAAACCTACAACAATAAGGAAAAAACAAAGAATATTTTATATGAGCCATCAAGATTTTTATATGAAGCGGGAATGGTTGATAAAACTTTATAA